The following proteins come from a genomic window of Suricata suricatta isolate VVHF042 chromosome 5, meerkat_22Aug2017_6uvM2_HiC, whole genome shotgun sequence:
- the MAP6D1 gene encoding MAP6 domain-containing protein 1 translates to MAWPCISRLCCLARRWNQLDRSDVAVPLTLHNYSDLESDEPGPGAGASRRGPSPAGARDPGRDVPLTQYQRDFGVWTPAGPRDEPPGRGPGASGRRSKPPTAPSRGIYVLPMGDADAAAAVTTSYRQEFQAWTGVKPSRSTKAKPTTVLTSHSSGWDSSSGVSFQAPEGRKKFTPNPSAIFQASATRILNV, encoded by the exons ATGGCGTGGCCCTGCATCAGCCGCCTCTGCTGCCTGGCGCGGCGCTGGAACCAGCTGGACCGCTCCGACGTGGCGGTGCCGCTGACCCTGCACAACTACTCGGACCTCGAGAGTGACGAGCCGGGACCGGGCGCCGGTGCCTCGCGCAGGGGCCCGTCCCCTGCAGGTGCCCGGGACCCTGGCCGGGACGTGCCACTCACGCAGTACCAGCGGGACTTCGGTGTGTGGACACCCGCGGGGCCCAGAGATGAACCGCCGGGGCGCGGGCCCGGTGCAAGCGGCCGCAGGAGCAAGCCCCCAACGGCCCCCAGCCGGGGCATCTACGTGCTCCCCATGGGCGACGCAGACGCGGCTGCAGCGGTGACCACATCATACAG ACAGGAATTCCAGGCCTGGACTGGAGTGAAGCCGTCAAGATCCACAAAGGCAAAACCTACCACAGTCCTCACAAGCCACAGCTCTGGATGGGACAGCAGCTCTGGGGTCAGCTTCCAG GCCCCTGAGGGGAGGAAGAAGTTTACCCCTAACCCATCAGCCATCTTCCAGGCCTCAGCAACCCGGATCCTCAACGTGTGA